In a genomic window of Chrysemys picta bellii isolate R12L10 chromosome 1, ASM1138683v2, whole genome shotgun sequence:
- the LOC135973824 gene encoding uncharacterized protein LOC135973824 — protein sequence MQSSPAVMAVQSGNRKRAPAWTDREVLDLIAVWGDESVLSELRSKRRNAKIYEKISKDMAERGYSRDATQCRVKIKELRQGYQKTKEANGRSGSHPQTSRFYEALHSILGAAATTTPPVTVDSEDGILSTAGSSDMLGDGEDEEGDEEGEAVGSSHNADFPDSQDLFITLTEIPYEASPAVTPDTESGEGSATPSATVSQPSLESHSQRLARIRRRKKRTREDMFSELMASSQAQAAQQTQWRENLTRMHQANMDREERWRQEDQQATQTLLGLLKEQTDTLRRLVDVLQERRQEDRAPLQSISNRPPPPPSPIPTSPKVQRRRGGRVPAKSHSTPAESSSSRRLSFPKI from the exons atgcagagctctccagcagtgatggccgtgcagtctgggaatagaaagagagccccagcatggactgatcgtgaagtcttggatctcatcgctgtgtggggcgatgagtccgtgctttccgagctgcgatccaaaagaaggaatgcaaagatctacgagaagatctctaaagacatggcagagagaggatacagccgggatgcaacgcagtgccgcgtgaaaatcaaggagctgagacaaggctaccagaagaccaaagaggcaaacggacgctccggatcccatccccagacatcccgtttctacgaggcactgcattccatcctcggtgctgccgccaccactaccccaccagtgaccgtggactctgaggatgggatactgtccacggccggttcctcggacatgttaggggacggggaagatgaggaaggagatgaggagggcgaggcagtcggcagctctcacaacgctgatttccccgacagccaggatctcttcatcacccttacagagatcccctacgaagcgtccccagccgttaccccggacacagaatctggtgaaggatcagcca ccccgtctgcgactgtctcacaacctagcctggaatcacactcccagaggctagcgcggattaggcgtaggaagaagaggacacgggaggacatgttctctgagcttatggcctcttcccaagcccaggcagcacagcagacccagtggcgggagaacttgacccgaatgcaccaagccaacatggatcgggaggagaggtggcggcaggaagaccagcaggcgactcaaacgctgcttggactactgaaggagcaaacggacacgctccggcgccttgtggatgttctgcaggaacggaggcaggaggacagagccccgctgcagtccatctctaaccgccctcccccgccaccaagtcccatacccacctcacccaaagtgcaaagaaggagaggcggcagagtccctgctaagtctcactccacccctgcagagagctctagtagcagaaggctctcatttcccaaaatttga